TGCAAGTCCCTACACAGAGACTGCCATAGAGACTCTGGTTTGGTACTTATCACATCACCAACCCTCTAATTAGCTTAATGTCTATCTTATTTGTGGAccattttattcaataatctttcttttttcttttgtgtaggCCGATTGCCACTGTGTGCCTAGATGGTGTGCAATTTGATGAGGCACATGTTACtcatatattataattaaaagagCGAATATTTTTACTAAGATACGCTTTTGCTATTCTAGTTATCCATAGtacattttataatatttcatcaataaagtttcttttcaaataataataataatgtcatATGTCTATTGTGATAATCAACTtaacaaaattataataataaatgcCAATAGGGTTTAGTCCAATGTTGAATGCCAAAAGGGCCGTAACTTGCAAAGCAGTTGTGTCATGTTGAATTCCTATAGAACTTTGACAGTGTGTATGAGAAAACCCCTCctccaatatcgcttgtataaaaaaaaaatgataataataaacaaggGAAGGAAGTGGGTAGACCCCACGAACTGTACTGCATGTAACTGCTTGCTTGGGTCCTTCCATGTGACTGAagggcagcagcagcagccttGTTTACTTCTTTCGTCCTATTTATACACTGCTTGCTCCACCTTACTTTTTTACCagaacacacacacacacacacacaaagcacaaccaaaagccaaaataCAAGAGAAAAGCAATGAAACAAAACTACCAAGGCTTTCTCATGTTCTCTGTCTttgcttttcttattttctccACCTCATCACATGCTCGTCTTCTGCAACAACACCAAGCTTCATTATCTGCAACAAATGATCCTATAGATGTGAGAATATAACCCCCTCCTCCTTCGCTTTCAGTTTTTTCTCTCTGATTTCTGCACCATGTTCATTAATTTCTGTTGTTTATTTTctgatcttcttctttaatttgtttctGGGGTGGTAATTAATTGCAGCTGATGGGATCAGAAGAATGTGATGACAGAGATGAAGAGTGTCTGAAGAGAAGGTTGATTGCAGAAGCTCACTTGGATTATATTTACACCCAAAACCATAAGCCATAGATAGGCATCTCCAAAGGCAGATTATATATACTAGAACtctgctctttttttttcttttttttttcccttctggGTGCAAGTAAAAAGAATACTATGTAAGAAAATACATGTAATCGCTACATAATGGTACCGTATGAGTATGATCAGAGATAAATGGCTACCAAATTATTGATCTCCTTcactttattattatatttgtataaatttcttttgtcttCCTGTGGGGCATCTGGAATCTGGGGAGAGCACCAAAATACTATGCGAAAATTATGGGATGGTCTCAAAGATTTGATATGATTCGAACTAAAAAAACCATTCTTTCGGGAGCAAAATCCTGGCCTTTGGACTTTTGGTATGATTTGGGAGCTCGTTCGGACCCATTTCTTTTTAAGTTCCATTTAATAATACAAAATgtacataaatattaattccaacattcatgaagttaattgAGCAAGGAATAGTATTGAATTATTgttcagtttcagtttttGATAATGGAGGGGGTTAAAGCATTGCTAATAgctatttttttcacaaaacttttTTATAATGACTAAGAAAATACTCTCATAAGTTTAAGTTTTTAACCAGTATTTCCACGCTTTGAGTTTGACCAAATCAATAATTTTGAGTGTTGCTAAATGAAcattaaaattaaagtaagtacatcataatatttaaatcaaaatgtaaaataaacTAAGTAtaccctatttaactacccAAAATacatttacatttgcatgtctttggtttgaaagttgagaggtttttctgtctttttccaaaagtaaaaGTTTTTGTGtagctaaaacctaaatttacttcaaaatataaaaccaacgaaaaaaaaaaatttcaagttttggggagtagaaatcgggatagagggggagagatagtttaattttaaatttttttattcatattttaattaattttgatacaaaaatatcattttgcccatgcatttaacagaaaagttaataaaattgacgccaggaccatttgtcctaacgaaattgaagttaaaggaccacgggaaccattttgaaaattaagatACTCAAGTGCAAATCGGGTTTAAATTcggggactaataaaacgattaatcCATAAGGTTATCGACTTTTCAACTCTTTCTATGCAGATTTCCTAAGAGTAAGATTAGTAATATTTTATAGATTAAGGCACAAAAGCATTCCTTTAGTTCTCTGTTAACCTCTATATTCTGGTCTCTACAGAGGTTCATTAAGAATCTGCCTCTCTCCATCGTGCCTTTATGAACATTGCTAAATTCCTGTTTTGCAACTAGAATGTAAATGAGGCATTAAATTAGAAGAGCTTTGAAAGGTTGCAATCGAAGTTCAGCGACAAGCTTAGAAGGGTTTTTCACTTAAGGATTATGGTTGAATATAGTGAGTAAAGTGTACTtcttaaaattatatttgtttcataataaaatatatccCTGGTCATtatatattagggtaaattagtaatttattaaatagttTTATAGTATAACGTACTAGgttaattttagagttcgtttagcaacactcataattttttgggttaagaAGATAACAATCATTGATCCGGCCCAAAAATAGAATTAATGATTGATGACGACCATCATTTTGCCTGAAAGATTAGTTCCTTCAGATTCATGAGTTCAGGTGCacaagaaaattatgaaacaGACTACAAAAGGGAGGGGAAAGAGTTGCACAATGAATAGTCATGAAAGATATTCACAAATGCATTAGGTGCATAAGAGttttaagtaaacaaaggGAAAAGATGAGCATGCCAATGTATAACAGTATCCAGTATCTTTCCAGAAACATCGAAAGTAGAAAACATTCAACTCACAATGCTATAACCACACCtattggaaaagaaaacattgaaaagaaaagaaaaaaaaagaagaagaaataattgCTCCACTCCAATGATGTCATATTGATACAGAGGCATCCCACAAGGGCCACAACCACTTGCCAATTGTGAAGCTGGAAGGATATGGTTCGGAGGATCAGTAGtgtttttccttgttttgcaacatcaaaagtaaaaaacagagaaaatatAGCAAAACATCAACCACATAAGAGAAATCATTGAGATGCAAACTATCTGGCATATAgatgtatttattttcctctCAAActatgaattaaacaaaaaggagaggaaaaaaaagaaaaaagaaaaaaaagatgaactAGTAGAAGGCTCTCACCACCATTTTGTGGCACAACAAAATTAGGAGTGAAGATTCACATCTAAAATACACTAACATAAACCTGGATTTCCCTCAGAAGCTCATAATGCATGGTGATGGTTTGATGTGTTCAGCTTGGAGCACTAGGCATCCTTTTCCtgccaaagagaaagaggtaACATCTTATCATCTACAATTGAAATCAAACCAGAAGACCAGGAATTCCAAATCATTTAACAAAATGCTGGCAACACCTTGGGCATTGGACTTTGACATCCATTTTCCccatatatttaattaacaaaagCTTACCAATTTAATGCGGCTGGCCAGTCCCAAATCAGAGAGTGAATTTTCTGCTATACAATTTGCATGAACAATGGGACCTTTCACAACACTCTCCTCTGTAGTTCCCAAATCACCAACCCCATATGGAATGCTCAAGTATGAAGCTCCTTTGAACATCCATTCATCCCTTTCTTGACAGTAAAGATCTTCAAAAATATAACCACATATAACACATACACATTGACTTTCGTCGGCTGGAACCATGGGCTCACCATTGTCCATTGTCTCGCTAGGCTTATCTATTGACATGTTGTCTTCAGGTCCTAAAGGAGGTCCTGCCTTTCCAGCAACCCAATTGGTTGAATCTGCATACCACCTCCTTGATGCCTTAACTGAACCATTGGATTCAGGAGTTTTCAAAGCATGCCACTCTAAGTGTCTCTCAAGCCGTTCTTTAAGTTTGAGCCTAAGGCCGCATATGCTGCATTTATGAGGGAGGTCATCAAAAAGTTCCTCGATCACAGATGGATGGAATTCTCGGATTTTATCTGGCTTAAACTCGATGCCAATgggattttttgtttctatctTGCTGGATTGAGGTAAGGCAGCAGAGGTTTTAGCAAGAGGTTCGGCGAGAGATACATCATCAGTTCGAGATGAAACAGGAAGACTTGGAGAAGCTGAAACTAGAGATACTGACACTGAACTGGTGACAGGTGTAGATACACTCTGGTTTTGCAGTTCATTCGGCATTTGGGATGACACAGGAGTGGGTGACTCCGACTTTGATGCAGATATCAAACCCTTTGCAACTAAAGAGCTTAGAAGGTTTGAAATTGGATCTGAGGCATTATTCACCACAGTTGAAGCATTTGCTGATGCAGTACCctcaagagaagaagagaggggTTGGCTAGGTGGAAGTGGCGGATGTCCTACCTTCTTCAGTGAAATATCTGAGGAAGCTGGTGAGTTCTCATGGGAAAGGTGACTTGATGAAGGTGCTGATGCGACCTTGGACCCTGGGAGTGCAACCTGGGTAGGGGGAGGTCCACTTGGCAAGGGGGGCTGAACACCTGACTCTGATTGAATTTGTCCCATGTCCCGAAGATTCAAACTGGGTAGGCTACCAGTAATTGATTTGTCAGAAAGAATTCCGGTCTTCATAACAGCAGCCAACAAACTACTTGTGCTTGATTGCCCTGAAGTTTCTGCAGCAAGGAGATTTGAATGATCTGGTAAAGAAATGCCAGCCGTTGAGGGAGTTACATAAGTAGACAACTGTGGCAAAGAGGGATTCTTAATTGACGAAGATGAAGAATGCAAATCTTGTGGCCGTGATTTTGCTATGCTACCCAGCCGGACATTGGGAGTTGAGATAGGCACAGAGTCCTCAGTATAGTGGTTATGCAATCCTAAGTCTGACTTTCCCAAAAGTTGAGATACTTTTAAATCAGGAGGAGGAAGGGACGGGGATTCAAGATAGTCTTGTTCAGCTAAACTTTGCAAATGATGATGAGGGTGATGTACTGTTGATGCAGGTGCGGGAGAATGCTGGTGCACCAGTGACTGTCCAGATGGTGATGCGGCTCTCACAGACTGAAGCTGCTTCTGTTTCCCCACAGCTACAGCAGGCCCTGATGTTGCACCAAACCCGAAACTTGAGGCTCCAATACGAGAAGACGCTACCTGTGCTCGACTTCCCAGCCTAGCTACAGAAGAATCTCCACTTGTTGATAGCCCACTTAAACTTGAAGCATAACGCTCTGAATGAACTGAACTAATCACAGGAGTGCCAGTAGTGGTCAGCCCATCCACATCGTGAGAGTCCGGTAATGGCCAAGGTGATGACATCCGGTGCCCAAGAGCAGATAGGTCATTATGTTCAGTAGGATCAGCAGACGTATCCAGATCAACTGTTGTTGCAAAGTCATTTGCACCTTTTGGTTTACGAAAGTGGCCTCCAAACCCCTGTCCACATAGACAATgtcaatcaataaaacttttggaaggaaaaaaatccTTAATATTTAAGAGACGGTCAGAGTTTGTGCACCCAACAGGCATCAGCCCGATAACTATTTAAGTATCAAGTAAACTCTTATAGGAATTGGCTAGCTATCTATAACGAAATGAAGCATCAAAGAAACCAGTCCTTGCATTAGTTCTTGTATCGGTATCACTGAGAAATTAACATTTGAACCAGTAGGTTGAGAGAAGCTCAGGGTCCAATTTTCAACCAGTAAAAAACATTGGAGCTTACCAATTTTTCTGAATCATCAGAAGTCCAGCAATCTTTTCTTGAGTTACTAGAAATATCGGGGGGACCATGATCTGTTAACCTCGAGTTCATATCATCCCATTTGAACTCCTCTTCCTCGGAATTCTTCCAGCTACTAGACAGCACACCGCTGCTTCGACTTGCAATGGCCGGTGCTATCTTCAGGCGAGGATCAGCATTTGCAGATTTAGGTGCTGAGTAATTTGTAAGTCCATGCTTGATGTTAAAACCATTTCTTTGACTGGATATTGTTTCTGCAACACTGCTGCCACCACCATACCAAGGTTTATCATTTCCTTGCTCTGTAATCTTCCCACCAATTCTTCCAATTCCTAAGTTTGAACTCCTTGGAAGATCagaaccatattcatattctcCATATTCAGCGCCGATGTTCTTCTCATGAACACGCTCACTTAGTGCATCTGTATTAGAACGCTGCATATTCTGCAAACGTTAACCATATCATGAAACTACAGAAAGAATACAAAGGAAAATAGTACACACATAAATCAACATGTACTTAAACATACATGCATTTTAACAGTAGGATCAACCCACGGTCGTCCAGCACTGAGACTTGCTACTCTGTCCGGCCTCTCTGCATCATCAATTGAGTTTGCCATAGCCCCAGAAAAGTCACTGGCCATTCCTTTTGTCTTCATACCAAAACcagcagaaaagaaaaaataataattaatatatcaCATATAACTTCAATTCCAACTTCAGTTtctaaatgaaaagaaaaaagaattccAGAAGCATGAAAACCTAATTCAGCAGATAATAAAGGAAGGTTATTAAATAAGTAAAACCACTCATCTCTTCGTAATTAATAAGATGGTAAAATCAAGGTTGCATATAGTAACTCCAATGACCCATACAAATGGCTAGTCTTCACATGAAAACAGAATCTATTCTCAGATAAAAATCATCAGGTATAGGATCAAAATGCTGCTGGAAAGTATAAGATCACTCTAAAATATAAGAATACAAGCAAATCTTTTGTTCATAAACACTCTGAAAACAAAGACCAATACAGAAATTTTACAACCTGATATAAGATGATTCTAAAATTCACTTATAATTTCCACATGGCTAAATACTGTTACATTTAGTAATTTCACGCCCAGTGAAAAAGGCTCATCACAGGATAGTATTCTGCTAACAATATTTTGTGTGCACAATTTTAACAAACCACCACTAAATGGTAGAAAATAAAGCAAGGAAGATGAAAGACAAGCATCCATGTCACTTCACATGCTTACAATTAATACTAAAAGGTCAGAATTCAATCGATGGTAATCCACATCCATAATTAACTTGAACTCCACTTACCCTTGTTGGTTGCTGAAGACGTTGCCTTTCCAAATATTTGGGATTCACATGAATGCTATGTGCCGGTCGTTGCGACTGGGAATCTAGTCTTGATGTTGCAGCTCCAGAGGATGAACCATTAGCTGTTGAAGCAAACCCAAGTTCTTTCTCAATCATCTGAAGTGTCTGAGCAGGAAATACTCCCTTCCATGTTCCAAAAAGATGGCGCATGCTTTGATGTACATTAGGTTCAACCTGCCTATATGCCTTGCAAAACACCTAGAAGTgcaaaaaaggggaaaaactTTTCACTACAAAGAAACTAATGACTCAAGCCTATCGTGGGTTGTGACACACGGGGGTAGTAATGACATGTTGTGGAGAAAAACATCATTTTATTTGAAAGAAACAATGTAATTGGTAAGCAGTGAACACCAGGGGATATCAAAGATAATTTAATCCTGATTGCCATTAGTTAATCCTCAAACTTAATATGTCGTGTATTCAATGTTCATTCAGACATTGTTACATGTCAAGAAATAAAGGAGATGCTTTACATAACCAGAAAAAGCATGCTGAGAAATGAGAGGCATCACAAAGAACAGAAATCTAACCTCAGGGAGTCTGGCagcaaaatattttatgtaaTCCCTTCCAATATTCTTTACAATACTGTCCAAAAGATAAAGTGATGGTAACTTCTGCTCACTAGAAACCTGCAAATTACTTTCTACAATTAGATACGAAACACTAGTTACAGCCAAATTGTTTGAACAAATAAGTGACTGATAAACCAAAGGCCAAACACCAAAATGCTTCCCGAATGAGAAGGGAAAGGGGAAGGAGAAGATGTTCCAGTATATGCTCTTCGAATCCATTTAAAATATATCAGAAGCAACACATCTGCAGGTACTGTCACTTCTAAACTAGCCCATTGTGCAGCAAAAACTAATAAACATCCCCTCCCCACCCAGCTACTTGGCAGCTGAACCAAGGCCTAAAGTTGCATGTCACATTGAAGATATTTCCCTTAGTAATTCTTCAAGTACTTTCTCGAACAAGTGATTCATATTATATGACTTGTTTCTCATGTGTCCTTCAAATAACTTGTCTCTCACAAGGATTTAAGTCTTTACCTTGCAAGATCATTGACAATTAACTAAGTAACAACACACCCAGCACTCTGCCACTCctgcataatataatatctaaAGACACATCTCCAGACACTAGATAATCATGAGACAGCTTAAGCTAGAATGGGAATGTGCAGTAGCAGAAGCCTAATTGAGAACAATTCAAGACTAACAATATAAATCTATCTGACTAAAAAGAGTTTAAACAAACAAGAAGACATTGGGAAACAATTGATTGACTTCAAGGTATAATGTAACAGAACATCCTATGAATTAGTGGCAACCACAAAATGACTCAAATATGCCCTCCTTTCAAATGTAAGGATATGAATGAAATTGGCACCATCCcttcagttttttcttaacaaaataaGAGGTTTGTATGTATTGTCTGCTTTATCAATATCACAATCTTTAATTACCATTAGAGGATCAGTATCTCAAGGAAAGTACCACCAAGAGAAACCATATGAGATCTTGCACCAGTAGAGATCAGCTGTCAAAGTCAACCTCTTGCAGGAGATTACCGTCAGGTGTAAACAAAATCCCCAGAAATCTATAGGCATAAGGTTCTCATACACAACCATAACATCTCAAGTGGGTTTACTAAACATAGAGGCATCTATTAGGCAACGAAAGAAAGTGGTTTTACACTCTTTTGAAGTGCTGCATTGttgttgtgaaaaaaacaaaacaaaaataaaaaggcagAAAACGAAACCACAAAACAGTATGCAGAGGTTTTCCGTATAAATCCATAACCATAAGgatgtaatttatttatttggttcAAAACCTGCTACAACTCATTCCACAAATGTCAACCCTTCTCGTGAAGCTATTCAGTACAAATGCAGCCTCATTCGCGTGCAATGGTAAACAAATTTGGCACAGACAACCAGAAGACCATGAATTGGAACCTGTTAAACTGGGGGAATGTCAACAAAAGATATTGATTACAATGTACAAGGCCTGACCGAACAAGTTGTAGCCGAACCCTCGATTCAACATCATACTGGAACAATAAAAGATGAAACTGGGATACACCAGCTCATTACTTCCATGGCTTCGCTGATGAATACAAAAATTCCCTTTCACAGTCAACACTTGAACACCACACCACACTTATCATGAAGCTTTGTATTTGcttcaagaaataaaaataaaaaacaaaaacaaaaaacccggTTGAGCTAATTTCAGAACCAAACCACAACTTTGTGAGCACATAAATAGTTCACATCCAAGACAAGCACAAGGATCTAACAAAACCACTTTTTTTCACTAAATCATTGGCATAACATGACATGCATAAGAGCGAGCACTAGCACCATTTTAAATCTCCTTTCCCACCTCCATTTCCTTTTTGCATTTGTACAACACGAATTCAAAAAACTGGCGCCATAACCAAAATATTAAACACAAATACAGCTACATACACAGTGTAAAGCTGGGTTTCACCTCAATAATGTTGCCGCATACAGTGGCCGCAATCGCCTTCGCCGCATGGACGCTCTCCCCAGCAATTATCGTCAAATTAGTGATTATGGGCTTTGAATTGAAGGTGAGCTCCGCCAACGCCGTCTTGTACTGGCTCACAAGCTCCTGATGCTGCAGTGGCTGCGGCACATAGCCCCCACCGCGACTCGCGTCATTGCTCTCCGAGTCTCTATCGGTCACTCTGAACCTTGACAGAACTGGGTTAGCTCCACCGGGTCTTTGCGCGAAAGCTCGACCATTTGGGTTCGGGTTCGGGTTCAGGCCCCGGTCGTCGGCCAATCGGGGCTTCTTCACTGGTTCAGTCGATCTGGTAAACGGCCTACGCGAGCTCTCCATTTCCATCGCACTCTTAGAAatgaaaaccctaaccctaaatCTAATCTACGATTACAAATCAGTCATCcacaaaaattcaatccaaaaaaCATATACTGCTAACAACGCGAGGGCCTAGCTATCAAAAtgacaagaaattaaaaacaacccTAAATACATGGAGAATCAATATAAACCCTGATTCTTATTACAATTatacaaaatttaaacaaacTAGACAATTTGGCGCTAAAGTTTGGGGATTTATTGGGATTACAAGCTTGGGGaattgggatttagggttagATTAAGAACAAGGCGATGTAGAGGAGTGTATCTATCTGTGTGATAGAAATATATAGCGAATGTCCGTTTTTaagacaagaagaagaaaagggaccccgaaaaaaaaaaaaaggaccttTCATGAATCGAGAATGAAACGAGggcttttttattattatttttcttgctaacagttttttctttttctttttctaacagcttttaattttcattatgttttattgattgattttgtttaattGGCAAGTATTGACTGTATAATTCTgctataatattatttttcattataaaatcttttattttaacagCACATCGCCAATTTTTAAATATAGAAATTAACAAATACCCTCTCTAAAACCTCAAgcaaatttaataataaattaaaaaataatgataataagagttttttttccttctctagTTATAATTGGCACTCAGAAAAAATAGTGCACTTAATGAATCAACTAAACGAATGCATCACGGATGTGTGACAATATTGAGATGAAGAAAATTAGAATACTATAATGTGTGATTGAAACCgttgaaaaaattataaaacaaataGTGAACATATTACTCTTTTGTCTAAGAAGAATTTCTTAAGGTCCCATGGGTTGCCCCTCTTCTAAAACCCTTTTGGTTTAGGGGGTTTTACCTATAACTTACCCCTTCGACTAATAAAACGGGTGCCTTTCTTCTTTGTCATGTTGTAGAGAGATTTTCTCTCCTAGTTTTGTGTTGCGTTTTGTTTCTCTCTAACTTTGTATTGGGTTTTCATCAGTCTTCTTGGACTAGTTGTTATGGAAGTGTAGTTGTCAGATCTAggtggatttttttttattaatggGTGTTGTGGGATCATGTGGGTTGTTGTTAAATGTATTTTGGTATCCTCTAACCAGGTGAATGTTGAGCGATAAGGTCCTTTCACTTTTGGTGCCTTTGATTCCATGTTACAGCAAAATATGTTGTTTTACCATGATCTCTGAAACACTAGGTTCTATTATGAGTCTTATTGATCCTCTAGTTTTCAACTCTTAGTGAGCTAAGTTTGATATTTCCATATTTATTGTTCACTGTCTTGCTGCATttactttgttcaaaatttGTATGCAAGAACTTTCATTTGAGGTATGTTCTTATTGTAAATCTATTGTATTTGCCCCTACTACTCAATGAAATTATGCTTGTtctatatattaaaaaaaaggtctCATGGGTTTAATCACAATGAGTTATGTGCAGTATTTTGACATacgggagggagagagatcgAATCTAAAACAAaccatatataaaaatataaaaactatttaaaaaCTCGAAGACCAAATTTCGTGTATGCTTATCTATATCTTATTCGTATTCACAATTTCATAAAAGTCAAACCATTTcctcatatatacatatattctATTATACATTTTTGGTTGAGGGGCATATGCATGTGTGTGCACCTTGCACATGACTAAAGGACATGCCACAACAATATGATGGATAAATACAAATTCCAATTTTTAT
Above is a genomic segment from Prunus dulcis chromosome 7, ALMONDv2, whole genome shotgun sequence containing:
- the LOC117634021 gene encoding polyadenylation and cleavage factor homolog 4 isoform X1, with amino-acid sequence MEMESSRRPFTRSTEPVKKPRLADDRGLNPNPNPNGRAFAQRPGGANPVLSRFRVTDRDSESNDASRGGGYVPQPLQHQELVSQYKTALAELTFNSKPIITNLTIIAGESVHAAKAIAATVCGNIIEVSSEQKLPSLYLLDSIVKNIGRDYIKYFAARLPEVFCKAYRQVEPNVHQSMRHLFGTWKGVFPAQTLQMIEKELGFASTANGSSSGAATSRLDSQSQRPAHSIHVNPKYLERQRLQQPTRTKGMASDFSGAMANSIDDAERPDRVASLSAGRPWVDPTVKMHNMQRSNTDALSERVHEKNIGAEYGEYEYGSDLPRSSNLGIGRIGGKITEQGNDKPWYGGGSSVAETISSQRNGFNIKHGLTNYSAPKSANADPRLKIAPAIASRSSGVLSSSWKNSEEEEFKWDDMNSRLTDHGPPDISSNSRKDCWTSDDSEKLGFGGHFRKPKGANDFATTVDLDTSADPTEHNDLSALGHRMSSPWPLPDSHDVDGLTTTGTPVISSVHSERYASSLSGLSTSGDSSVARLGSRAQVASSRIGASSFGFGATSGPAVAVGKQKQLQSVRAASPSGQSLVHQHSPAPASTVHHPHHHLQSLAEQDYLESPSLPPPDLKVSQLLGKSDLGLHNHYTEDSVPISTPNVRLGSIAKSRPQDLHSSSSSIKNPSLPQLSTYVTPSTAGISLPDHSNLLAAETSGQSSTSSLLAAVMKTGILSDKSITGSLPSLNLRDMGQIQSESGVQPPLPSGPPPTQVALPGSKVASAPSSSHLSHENSPASSDISLKKVGHPPLPPSQPLSSSLEGTASANASTVVNNASDPISNLLSSLVAKGLISASKSESPTPVSSQMPNELQNQSVSTPVTSSVSVSLVSASPSLPVSSRTDDVSLAEPLAKTSAALPQSSKIETKNPIGIEFKPDKIREFHPSVIEELFDDLPHKCSICGLRLKLKERLERHLEWHALKTPESNGSVKASRRWYADSTNWVAGKAGPPLGPEDNMSIDKPSETMDNGEPMVPADESQCVCVICGYIFEDLYCQERDEWMFKGASYLSIPYGVGDLGTTEESVVKGPIVHANCIAENSLSDLGLASRIKLEKDA
- the LOC117634021 gene encoding polyadenylation and cleavage factor homolog 4 isoform X2, with protein sequence MEMESSRRPFTRSTEPVKKPRLADDRGLNPNPNPNGRAFAQRPGGANPVLSRFRVTDRDSESNDASRGGGYVPQPLQHQELVSQYKTALAELTFNSKPIITNLTIIAGESVHAAKAIAATVCGNIIEVSSEQKLPSLYLLDSIVKNIGRDYIKYFAARLPEVFCKAYRQVEPNVHQSMRHLFGTWKGVFPAQTLQMIEKELGFASTANGSSSGAATSRLDSQSQRPAHSIHVNPKYLERQRLQQPTRTKGMASDFSGAMANSIDDAERPDRVASLSAGRPWVDPTVKMHRSNTDALSERVHEKNIGAEYGEYEYGSDLPRSSNLGIGRIGGKITEQGNDKPWYGGGSSVAETISSQRNGFNIKHGLTNYSAPKSANADPRLKIAPAIASRSSGVLSSSWKNSEEEEFKWDDMNSRLTDHGPPDISSNSRKDCWTSDDSEKLGFGGHFRKPKGANDFATTVDLDTSADPTEHNDLSALGHRMSSPWPLPDSHDVDGLTTTGTPVISSVHSERYASSLSGLSTSGDSSVARLGSRAQVASSRIGASSFGFGATSGPAVAVGKQKQLQSVRAASPSGQSLVHQHSPAPASTVHHPHHHLQSLAEQDYLESPSLPPPDLKVSQLLGKSDLGLHNHYTEDSVPISTPNVRLGSIAKSRPQDLHSSSSSIKNPSLPQLSTYVTPSTAGISLPDHSNLLAAETSGQSSTSSLLAAVMKTGILSDKSITGSLPSLNLRDMGQIQSESGVQPPLPSGPPPTQVALPGSKVASAPSSSHLSHENSPASSDISLKKVGHPPLPPSQPLSSSLEGTASANASTVVNNASDPISNLLSSLVAKGLISASKSESPTPVSSQMPNELQNQSVSTPVTSSVSVSLVSASPSLPVSSRTDDVSLAEPLAKTSAALPQSSKIETKNPIGIEFKPDKIREFHPSVIEELFDDLPHKCSICGLRLKLKERLERHLEWHALKTPESNGSVKASRRWYADSTNWVAGKAGPPLGPEDNMSIDKPSETMDNGEPMVPADESQCVCVICGYIFEDLYCQERDEWMFKGASYLSIPYGVGDLGTTEESVVKGPIVHANCIAENSLSDLGLASRIKLEKDA